A single Microcoleus sp. FACHB-672 DNA region contains:
- a CDS encoding protein kinase domain-containing protein, with protein sequence MSVITCSNGHQNPATSRFCENCGESLQGQNAGIASAGDLMPGMRLRDRYLIKNPIGQGGFGKTYLAEDTGRFNEPVVLKELTPSLQGTYAVQKAEELFQREAAMLHKLQHPQIPRFWEFFREGKRLFLVQDFIEGETYQSLLDNRQQRGQGFTEAEIVELLQQLLPVLSYLHRQGIIHRDIAPDNIIRRERDGMPVLIDLGGVKQIANEVAGSQASASATRLGKIGYAPDEQMQAGIVAPHSDLYALAMTAIVLMTGKQPQDLIDSHTMNWIWEKHLKTISPQLKGILKRMLASQPVDRFQYAEEIQQLLNNYFNLPATQVTQSVAPNRLPTHPPNSKPVVSNNSGQGGLFDNSIEVPQEILGWNWGAFLLPGFWFITNQVWIGALAWLDVSIITFGLALPTMAIILGLKGNEWAWKSRRWHSIAVFKAHQRAWAIAGFIFWVIMLLILLVVIVCLVLGIGFAAFNWKG encoded by the coding sequence ATGAGTGTGATTACTTGCAGCAACGGCCATCAAAATCCGGCTACGTCACGTTTTTGCGAAAACTGCGGTGAATCTTTGCAGGGACAGAATGCCGGCATAGCAAGCGCTGGAGATTTAATGCCGGGAATGCGGTTGCGGGACAGGTACTTGATAAAAAATCCTATCGGTCAAGGGGGATTTGGTAAAACTTATTTAGCCGAAGATACGGGGCGTTTTAATGAACCTGTTGTGCTTAAAGAACTTACGCCTTCTTTGCAAGGAACGTATGCTGTTCAGAAAGCAGAGGAACTATTTCAGCGGGAAGCAGCAATGCTGCACAAACTTCAGCATCCCCAAATTCCTCGTTTTTGGGAATTTTTTCGTGAGGGAAAACGGCTGTTTTTAGTGCAAGATTTTATTGAAGGAGAAACTTATCAATCGCTGTTGGATAACCGGCAACAGCGAGGTCAAGGTTTTACCGAAGCAGAAATTGTTGAATTATTACAGCAATTGCTGCCGGTTTTAAGTTATTTACACCGGCAGGGAATTATTCACCGAGATATTGCCCCAGATAATATTATTCGCCGCGAACGAGATGGGATGCCGGTGTTAATTGATTTAGGCGGTGTTAAGCAAATTGCCAATGAGGTTGCCGGTTCACAAGCTTCTGCGAGTGCGACACGTTTGGGTAAAATTGGTTACGCCCCAGATGAGCAAATGCAAGCCGGTATTGTTGCACCTCACAGTGATTTGTATGCTTTAGCTATGACTGCAATTGTATTAATGACCGGCAAACAGCCGCAAGACTTGATCGATTCCCATACAATGAATTGGATTTGGGAGAAGCACCTAAAAACAATCAGCCCTCAACTGAAGGGGATTCTGAAACGAATGTTAGCTTCTCAGCCGGTTGATCGGTTTCAATATGCGGAAGAAATCCAGCAATTACTGAATAATTATTTTAATTTGCCGGCAACTCAAGTCACCCAATCTGTTGCGCCAAACCGTCTACCTACTCATCCGCCTAATTCTAAGCCGGTTGTGTCTAATAATTCTGGGCAAGGTGGGCTATTTGACAATTCTATAGAAGTGCCACAGGAAATTCTCGGCTGGAACTGGGGGGCTTTTTTGCTGCCAGGTTTCTGGTTTATTACCAATCAAGTTTGGATTGGTGCATTAGCTTGGCTAGATGTCTCAATTATTACCTTCGGTTTAGCTTTGCCAACAATGGCAATTATTTTAGGATTGAAAGGCAATGAATGGGCATGGAAAAGCCGCCGGTGGCATAGTATTGCTGTTTTTAAAGCCCATCAAAGAGCTTGGGCAATTGCCGGCTTTATTTTCTGGGTAATTATGTTATTGATCCTTTTGGTGGTGATTGTCTGTCTTGTTTTAGGCATTGGATTCGCTGCTTTCAATTGGAAGGGTTAG